In the genome of Bremerella sp. JC817, one region contains:
- the glgA gene encoding glycogen synthase GlgA: protein MNVLFASSEVFPFAKTGGLADVGGALPIALQGLVDQVTVILPAFRHIYKSGLPIEELPIYFDVPVGGQVASGQLLRSHLPNSDVPIYFVKNDEYFDRPELYREAGTDYQDNCERFVFFCRSVLEAIRLLDLKIDLIHCNDWQTGLIPAYLNIEYRATRGYEDISSVLTIHNMAYQGNFWHWDMLLTGLDWKYFNMHQMEFYGHLNFLKTGIVFADAITTVSPRYAEEIQSQPMGCGLEGALRERRKVLEGIVNGVDYTRWDPSVDDALIAKYDLSNWETNKPQCKKALQEAFHLPTNPNVPVIGMVGRMADQKGFDLVAKVIRDRAKTCDCQWVILGTGEPHHEAMLKELNALYPNKIGVRVEFCEAKARRVEAGADMFLMPSLYEPCGLNQLYSLRYGTVPVVRETGGLADTITNMTPATLETGTANGFSFREYTAEALQDILEQAITTYREQPDTWKQIVETGMSQDWSWDRSAQQYIELYQKTIEARRSL from the coding sequence TTCTCTTTGCCAGCAGCGAGGTTTTCCCGTTTGCCAAGACTGGGGGTTTGGCAGACGTAGGCGGCGCGCTACCAATCGCCCTGCAAGGGTTGGTCGATCAGGTTACGGTCATTCTTCCCGCGTTCCGACATATCTATAAGTCGGGACTGCCCATCGAAGAGTTGCCGATCTACTTCGACGTACCCGTTGGCGGTCAGGTTGCCTCGGGCCAGCTATTGCGATCGCATCTGCCGAATTCAGATGTCCCGATCTACTTTGTCAAAAACGACGAGTACTTCGATCGCCCTGAGCTTTATCGCGAAGCGGGAACCGACTACCAAGACAACTGCGAACGTTTCGTCTTCTTCTGCCGCAGCGTGCTGGAAGCGATTCGTCTGCTCGACCTGAAGATCGACCTGATCCACTGTAACGACTGGCAGACAGGTTTGATCCCGGCGTACTTGAACATTGAATACCGCGCTACGCGTGGTTACGAAGACATCTCCAGTGTCCTGACGATTCACAACATGGCCTACCAGGGTAATTTCTGGCACTGGGACATGCTGCTGACCGGGCTCGACTGGAAGTACTTCAACATGCATCAGATGGAGTTCTACGGCCATCTGAACTTCCTGAAGACCGGCATCGTCTTCGCCGACGCGATCACGACCGTCAGTCCCCGCTATGCTGAAGAGATTCAATCGCAGCCGATGGGTTGCGGACTGGAAGGTGCCCTGCGTGAACGTCGCAAGGTGCTCGAAGGGATCGTCAACGGTGTCGACTATACCCGTTGGGATCCTTCAGTCGACGACGCCTTGATTGCCAAGTACGACTTGAGCAACTGGGAAACGAACAAGCCACAGTGCAAGAAGGCCCTTCAGGAAGCTTTCCATCTGCCGACCAACCCCAACGTGCCGGTGATTGGCATGGTGGGACGCATGGCCGACCAGAAAGGCTTTGACCTGGTCGCCAAGGTGATTCGCGATCGTGCCAAGACCTGCGATTGCCAGTGGGTGATCCTGGGAACCGGCGAACCGCATCACGAAGCGATGCTCAAAGAACTGAACGCCCTGTACCCGAACAAGATCGGCGTGCGTGTCGAGTTCTGCGAAGCGAAAGCGCGCCGCGTAGAAGCGGGTGCCGACATGTTCCTGATGCCAAGCTTGTACGAGCCATGCGGGCTGAATCAGCTCTACAGTCTGCGTTACGGCACGGTGCCGGTTGTTCGAGAAACGGGCGGTCTGGCCGATACGATCACCAACATGACTCCGGCCACACTCGAAACAGGCACCGCCAATGGTTTCAGTTTCCGCGAGTACACTGCCGAAGCGTTGCAGGACATCCTGGAACAAGCCATCACCACTTATCGGGAACAGCCTGATACCTGGAAGCAGATTGTCGAAACCGGCATGTC